The Novosphingobium kaempferiae genome includes a window with the following:
- the aroC gene encoding chorismate synthase: MSVNSFGRLFRFTTWGESHGPAIGAVVDGCPPGLSIDESVIQPFLDARRPGQSKFTTQRQEPDQVRILSGVFEGRTTGTPISLMIENVDQRSKDYSEVAVAYRPGHADYAYDAKYGFRDYRGGGRSSARETASRVAAGAVARLVIPEVKILAYVSEIGGDMIDPGKFDEAEITQNPFFCPDAAAAQRWEKIVDDARKSGSSVGAVVECYASGVPAGWGAPLYGKLDADLAAAMMGINAVKGIEIGDGFAAARLSGEQNADPMRPAKVQGAEGPDGAPEFLANHAGGIAGGISTGQPVTCRVAFKPTSSILTPQQTINRSGEATEMFTKGRHDPCVGIRGVPVVEAMMALVLADHKLLHRGQCG; encoded by the coding sequence ATGAGCGTGAACAGCTTCGGCCGCCTTTTCCGTTTCACCACCTGGGGCGAAAGCCACGGGCCCGCCATCGGTGCGGTCGTCGACGGGTGCCCGCCGGGCCTCTCCATCGACGAGAGCGTGATCCAGCCCTTCCTCGACGCGCGCCGTCCGGGGCAGTCGAAGTTCACCACCCAGCGACAGGAGCCGGACCAGGTCCGCATCCTCTCGGGCGTGTTCGAAGGCCGCACCACCGGCACCCCGATCAGCCTGATGATCGAGAACGTCGACCAGCGCTCCAAGGACTACTCCGAGGTCGCGGTCGCCTATCGCCCGGGCCATGCCGACTATGCCTATGACGCCAAGTACGGTTTCCGCGACTATCGCGGCGGCGGGCGTTCCTCCGCGCGCGAAACCGCCAGCCGCGTGGCGGCGGGGGCGGTGGCGCGGCTCGTCATCCCCGAGGTGAAGATCCTCGCCTACGTCTCCGAGATCGGCGGCGACATGATCGACCCCGGCAAGTTCGACGAGGCCGAGATCACCCAGAACCCATTCTTCTGCCCCGATGCCGCCGCCGCGCAGCGCTGGGAGAAGATCGTCGATGATGCCCGCAAGTCCGGCTCCTCGGTTGGCGCGGTGGTGGAATGCTACGCCAGCGGCGTGCCCGCCGGCTGGGGCGCGCCGCTCTACGGCAAGCTCGACGCGGACCTTGCGGCGGCGATGATGGGCATCAACGCGGTCAAGGGCATCGAGATCGGCGACGGCTTCGCCGCCGCGCGCCTTTCGGGCGAGCAGAACGCCGACCCGATGCGGCCCGCCAAAGTCCAGGGCGCCGAAGGACCGGACGGCGCGCCGGAGTTCCTGGCGAACCACGCGGGCGGCATCGCCGGGGGCATCTCGACCGGCCAGCCGGTGACGTGCCGCGTGGCGTTCAAGCCGACCAGCTCGATCCTGACCCCGCAGCAGACCATCAACCGTTCCGGCGAAGCGACCGAAATGTTCACCAAGGGCCGCCACGACCCCTGTGTCGGCATCCGCGGCGTGCCGGTGGTGGAGGCGATGATGGCGCTCGTCCTCGCCGACCACAAACTGCTCCACCGGGGGCAGTGCGGGTAA
- a CDS encoding antibiotic biosynthesis monooxygenase family protein, translated as MFLVVFRNRKRADIDVDAYIHDSMEMEALAEAQPGFLLFRSYTADDGEVLSMSEWESAEHAAAWARHAEHVVVQQRGRAEYYQEYTLYACDVPRVQRFDMSAAPQG; from the coding sequence ATGTTTCTGGTCGTATTCCGCAACCGCAAGCGTGCCGACATCGACGTCGACGCCTATATCCACGATTCGATGGAGATGGAGGCGCTCGCCGAGGCGCAGCCCGGGTTCCTCCTGTTCCGCAGCTACACGGCGGACGACGGGGAAGTTCTGTCCATGTCGGAATGGGAAAGCGCGGAGCATGCAGCAGCCTGGGCGCGCCATGCCGAACACGTCGTCGTCCAGCAGCGCGGGCGTGCGGAGTACTATCAGGAATACACGCTCTACGCCTGCGATGTGCCAAGGGTGCAGCGCTTCGACATGAGCGCCGCGCCGCAGGGCTGA
- a CDS encoding arsenate reductase, with protein MAIEVYGIPNCDTVKKARVWLDAQGLAYTFHDYKKEGAAPEKLATWIDAAGLDKVLNRAGTTFRKLPDADKADLDAGKAIALMVANPSTIKRPVVEHPGGVLVGFKEPEWAAALA; from the coding sequence ATGGCGATCGAGGTCTACGGCATCCCCAACTGCGACACCGTGAAGAAGGCGCGTGTCTGGCTCGATGCGCAGGGGCTGGCCTACACCTTCCACGACTACAAGAAGGAAGGCGCGGCTCCCGAGAAGCTGGCGACGTGGATCGACGCGGCCGGTCTCGACAAGGTGCTGAACCGCGCGGGCACCACTTTCCGCAAGCTGCCCGATGCCGACAAGGCCGACCTCGATGCGGGCAAGGCGATCGCGCTGATGGTCGCCAATCCCAGCACGATCAAGCGGCCCGTGGTCGAGCATCCCGGGGGCGTTCTCGTCGGCTTCAAGGAGCCCGAGTGGGCGGCGGCGCTGGCCTGA
- the pnuC gene encoding nicotinamide riboside transporter PnuC: MNWVEWIAAALGLANIALLVRRSVWNYPFGMAMVALYAVVFFEAKLYGEAGLQLFFFAAQAWGWWLWVRAGEGDSQVPVRWLGNLSRLVWATATAALALNLGWVMHRFTDASLPYADAAIAGASIAAQILLGFRRIENWVLWILIDVASVAVYVTKGLWPTAALYTVFLVMSALGLREWIAAYRKQS, encoded by the coding sequence GTGAACTGGGTCGAATGGATCGCGGCCGCGCTCGGCCTTGCGAACATCGCGCTGCTGGTGCGGCGCAGCGTGTGGAACTACCCGTTCGGCATGGCGATGGTGGCGCTCTACGCCGTCGTGTTCTTCGAGGCCAAGCTTTACGGAGAGGCCGGGCTCCAGCTGTTCTTCTTCGCCGCGCAGGCTTGGGGCTGGTGGCTCTGGGTGCGCGCCGGCGAGGGCGATTCGCAGGTGCCGGTGCGCTGGCTGGGCAATCTCAGCCGCCTCGTCTGGGCGACGGCCACGGCGGCGCTGGCGCTCAACCTTGGTTGGGTGATGCACCGCTTCACCGACGCCTCGCTGCCTTATGCCGATGCGGCCATCGCCGGGGCCAGTATCGCCGCGCAGATCCTGCTCGGCTTCCGCCGGATCGAGAACTGGGTGCTGTGGATCCTGATCGATGTGGCATCGGTCGCGGTCTACGTCACCAAGGGCCTGTGGCCGACCGCCGCGCTCTATACCGTGTTCCTGGTGATGTCGGCGCTGGGCCTGCGCGAATGGATCGCGGCGTACAGAAAGCAATCATGA
- a CDS encoding AAA family ATPase, which translates to MKTVCLHGAESTGKSVLCERFLVTRGWPFVPEYGRTYCEENGIDLTMTDLLVIAEGQARANRRAMQDAPEVLLFDTDQLMTAAWAQMLFGEVPEQLLTYPKADLYLLFEADVPWREDGTRFFGEDQTRARFAALAEEALLHAGVPFVRIAGTWEEREAKAVAAIEGLLAA; encoded by the coding sequence ATGAAGACCGTCTGCCTCCACGGCGCCGAGAGCACGGGGAAATCCGTGCTGTGCGAGCGCTTCCTCGTCACCCGCGGCTGGCCTTTCGTGCCCGAATACGGGCGGACCTATTGCGAGGAGAACGGCATCGACCTGACGATGACCGACCTTCTCGTCATCGCCGAAGGTCAGGCCCGCGCCAATCGCAGGGCGATGCAGGACGCGCCCGAGGTGCTGCTGTTCGACACCGACCAGCTGATGACGGCGGCCTGGGCGCAGATGCTGTTCGGCGAAGTGCCGGAGCAGCTTCTCACTTATCCCAAGGCCGACCTCTACTTGCTGTTCGAGGCGGACGTGCCCTGGCGCGAGGACGGCACCCGCTTCTTCGGCGAGGACCAGACCCGCGCCCGCTTCGCCGCGCTGGCGGAGGAGGCGCTTCTGCACGCCGGGGTGCCCTTCGTGCGCATCGCCGGGACATGGGAGGAGCGCGAGGCGAAGGCGGTGGCCGCGATCGAGGGGCTGCTAGCGGCTTAG